CCCTGGACCAAGCGGCTGGCGGCGGCGAGGACGACGGTGACATCCCCGAGGCGAAATACAACGCCGGCCCCGAATCCACCTTGCCGGACGGCGATAAAAGCCGTGAGCAAGGCAAGATGGGTAATTAACGATCGGTCCAGTCGGCGCAAGCTGCCCCTTGATCGAAGCTGAGCTTCCCCGTTTGCGCCGCCATGCTACCATTCTGGTGTGGGCGACGGGGTCACTGGTTGGCGACCGGCGCGCGGCCGGTGGCGTATCGGCTTTCGGTGCGCGGCCCTGCTCTCACACCAAGATTCAAAAACTCGAGATCGAGTCCCATGAGCGGAAGTTATCGACCGGGGTCGTTTGATCCCCAGGCGGCCTATCGCGACTACCAGCGCCAGCGCGCGTTGACGCTGGGCGATTTGCTGTTGGAAAACCGCGTGATCTTGCTGCAAGGCGAAATTCACGACGGCAACGCCAACGAACTGGTGATGAAGCTCTTGTATTTGCAGAGTGAAAATCGCCGCAAGGAAATCCACTTCTATATCAATTCGCCGGGCGGCAGCGTGAGCGCGACGCTGGCGATTTACGACACCATGCAAATGCTGTCGTGCCCCGTGGCGACGTACTGCGTCGGCCTCGCGGCGAGTGGCGGCGCGGTGCTGCTGGCCGGCGGCGCCAAGGGCAAGCGTTTCGCGTTGCCGCATGCCAAGGTGATGATCCATCAGCCCTACGGCTCGGTGGGCGGACAGGTGTCCGACATCGAGATCCAGGCGGACGAGATCTTCAAGACGCGGCACGTGCTCAACGAGATCCTGGCCAGTCACACCGGCCAGCCGATTGAGCGGATCGCCAAAGACACCGACCGCGACCGTTATTTGACGGCCGTTGAAGCGAAAGAATACGGGCTGGTGGACGAGATCCTTACCAAGCCGCCCATGACCGAAGACGACAAAGAAGAATAAGGCCCACTCACATGCCACTGATTCCGTTTGTGATCGAGAAGAGCGGCCGTGAAGAACGGGCGATGGACATTTACAGTCGCCTGCTCAAGGACCGCATTGTGTTCCTGGGGTCCGGCGTGAACGACGAAGTCGCCAACGCGATCGTCGCGCAATTGCTGTTCCTGCAGTCGGAAGACCCCAAGGCCGACATCCATCTGTATATCAACTCGCCGGGCGGCAGCGTGAGCGCCGGCATGGCGATTTACGACACGATGCAGTTTATCAACTGCGACGTGGCGACCTACTGTATCGGCCAGGCGGCCTCGATGGGCGCCGTGTTGTTGACGGCCGGCGCCGCGGGCAAACGCTTCGCGCTTCCCAATGCGCGAATCATGATTCACCAACCGATGGCCGGCATGGAAGGCACGGCTGAGGAGATCATGATTCACGCCAAGGAATTCCGGAAGGTCAAGGAAAAGCTCAACCGCATCCTGCTCAAGCACACCGGCCACCCGCTGGAAAAAATCGAGCAGGACACGGACCGCGACCGCTTCATGTCGTCGATCGAAGCCCAGGAGTACGGGCTGATCGACAAGGTGATCGAACGGATTGGCAATCACACACAGACGCAGAAGGAGTAGCGGGAGGAGAAAAAGTGTAGAGGAGTAAAGTAGTTACTAATGACACTACTTTTCTCATTTGCACGTATTCCCTTTTACTGCTCGAACTTTCTCCACTTCGCATGAAACACGGATGTTTCATCGCCGTTGCACTCTTTGCGCTGTCAGCGTCTGGCTGCCGGAATGCGCACAATCACCAGTTGCTGTATCGTGAGATGCGGCTGTTGGAAGATCAAATCTACGCGTTGGAAGACGAGAACGCGCACTTGGAAGCGCAACTGACTTCCGCGCAGCGCGAGAACGCCAGTCTCCGCGACGAGCTCGACGGCGGTGAATCGAAGACTCCGCGACGCAGCCGTGGTGACAGCGAGCCAAGTGCGCCGAGCATCGAGCTGCCGGATTTTCCAGCGCGCCGCGAGCCGGATACCGACGCGCCGTCTTTCACGCCTGACGCCGACGAACCCAGTGACGCGCCGCCGTTCGATCCGGGCGCAAGCGGCGCGATCGAGGATCCCAACGTCAACGACGTTACCTTCCATCGGCTGTTAACCGGCGGCTACGACGCCGACGGCAAGCCCGGCGATGATGGACTAAGTGTCGTTTTGGAGCCGCGTAATGCCCGCGGCGAGTTGGTCCGCACTTCCGGCGACGTGGAGCTCGCTCTCGTCGATTCCGAACGGGGCGACGGCGGGCGCGTGGCGCAATGGAAATTCACCTCGGCGGAACTCGCCCGCACTTGGGAACGGCGCACCGTCGGCGAAGGCTTCTTTCTCGAATTGCCCTGGCCGAATCGACCACCTGACAGTCGCCAGTTGAAACTGATCGTCACCTACCGCACACCGCGCGGCAAACGCCTGATCGCGGAGAAACAGATCGCCATCGACCCTGCCGGCGGGCGATTCGCCGACTGGACGGAGTCGAAGGCTGAAGAGCAGGGCGCGCGCCCTGCTACCGGTGAGTCGGCGCGGCCGACTCAGCAAGTCCAGCGCGCTGGATGGTCGCCGTATCGATGACCCCCGCATTCGCGAATAGAGCCGGAAGCGTCAGCGCCCGGAGCGAATAGAAACAATCGTCCTTTCAAATGCGCTCCGGGCACTGACGTTTCCGGCTCCTCTACGAATGCATCGTGAGCTGTCGCGCTACACCTTCACCAGCTTCCCCTTGAACACCGATTCGCTTTGCTTGTGGCAGAGGATCAACGCGTCGCGGGCGAGATCGGCGGAGGAAATCGGGGACGGTGAGCCCGTCTTTACTGCTTTGGCTGCCGCGGTCAGTTCTGCTTCGAAGGCGTCGATGGGGTCGCTAGCGCCGAGTTCGGGCTTGGTGACTTTGCCCTTCGCGTCGAGGATCGTGAGCGGCATCGTGGTGATCGGCTGACCGTCGATGACTTGAAAATCGTAGAGCAGCGTGGCTTTTTCGAGGTAGATCTCGAAGCCGTGGGTGAACGAGCGGCCTTGTTGATAGAGCACGCCGCTGGTGGCCGTGACGCTCAAGCGTTGCTTCGCCGGGTAGACGAATTGCGTGGTGAGGAACTCGACCACTTCGCCGCGCGTGCGCCCGCTGGAGTAGACCGACTCGGGCATGCCGCACAGCAAGCGAATGAAATGCGCGTCGTGGATATGCAAATCGAGGAGCGGGCCGCCGACGCGGTTAGGATCGTAGAAGTTCGGCACCCAGAGCGGATCGGAGATGATCCGTTTGAAGAAGCCGCCGAGCAATTTGCCGTACTTACCGCCCGTGATGAGCTTGTAGGCGTGCGCGTACTCCGGGAAGAACGGCAACACCTGGCCAATCATTAGCAGCTTGCCGGCCTTCTTCGCGGCGGCCACCATCCGCTCGCTCTCTTTGACCTTCAGGGCGATCGGCTTCTCGCAGAACACGTGTTTGCCGGCCTGGAGGGCTTTCACCGTGAAGTCGGCGTGCAGCGCCGGCGGCAGGCAGACGTCGACCAGGTCGACCTTGGGGCTGGCCAGCATTTCGTCGTAGTTGGTATACGTATCGACGCCGGAGAGGTCCATCATCTCCCCGGGAGGTCCAA
This is a stretch of genomic DNA from Planctomycetia bacterium. It encodes these proteins:
- a CDS encoding ATP-dependent Clp protease proteolytic subunit — its product is MSGSYRPGSFDPQAAYRDYQRQRALTLGDLLLENRVILLQGEIHDGNANELVMKLLYLQSENRRKEIHFYINSPGGSVSATLAIYDTMQMLSCPVATYCVGLAASGGAVLLAGGAKGKRFALPHAKVMIHQPYGSVGGQVSDIEIQADEIFKTRHVLNEILASHTGQPIERIAKDTDRDRYLTAVEAKEYGLVDEILTKPPMTEDDKEE
- the clpP gene encoding ATP-dependent Clp endopeptidase proteolytic subunit ClpP, whose amino-acid sequence is MPLIPFVIEKSGREERAMDIYSRLLKDRIVFLGSGVNDEVANAIVAQLLFLQSEDPKADIHLYINSPGGSVSAGMAIYDTMQFINCDVATYCIGQAASMGAVLLTAGAAGKRFALPNARIMIHQPMAGMEGTAEEIMIHAKEFRKVKEKLNRILLKHTGHPLEKIEQDTDRDRFMSSIEAQEYGLIDKVIERIGNHTQTQKE
- a CDS encoding Gfo/Idh/MocA family oxidoreductase — translated: MERRVPMVRVGITGIGFMGMIHYLAYQRIKGVKVVAMCESDKKRLEGDWRGIKGNFGPPGEMMDLSGVDTYTNYDEMLASPKVDLVDVCLPPALHADFTVKALQAGKHVFCEKPIALKVKESERMVAAAKKAGKLLMIGQVLPFFPEYAHAYKLITGGKYGKLLGGFFKRIISDPLWVPNFYDPNRVGGPLLDLHIHDAHFIRLLCGMPESVYSSGRTRGEVVEFLTTQFVYPAKQRLSVTATSGVLYQQGRSFTHGFEIYLEKATLLYDFQVIDGQPITTMPLTILDAKGKVTKPELGASDPIDAFEAELTAAAKAVKTGSPSPISSADLARDALILCHKQSESVFKGKLVKV